TATACTCCATATGTGGtttctaattaaaataaataaagcttATAGTTCTTTCGTTTGGttttataattcaaatcttCCTATAGTTGTTTCTTTTCAACCCTAGCTCCGTTTTTCGCGTTTCTTGCCCTCTTGTAAATGTAGCAGCgtgccctatcctttagtacgctcttttaaattctttcttttgtttcagTATACTGTTCTTAGTTGTGTTTGTTATTTGCTTTGTGTTGCTGCTCGATGATttcttcgagtagaaggatcattgTTCGAAGCTTGAAGAATCTAGAATTCTAAgtgagcaagagctgaagagcagtaagagtagctaaGGCAAGTGACTCTATCTATGTTTATTTATAAGAGTACTttgtttaattggaacatggagaaccacccaagaaaacaatACAACTACAATATTATATGGCTCTGGTTTTGACTAATTtattagaaactctagcttaTGATAATCTTACtaaaagggcaagaggggatgcatcgtcAGGGTATAGCTTGGTCCTCTTGAGGCGTTGATACGTTCCTGGTTAAGGCGTCATCCTCATTAGGGAGagttatgaccgctttggcttgaaaccttagcagaTTATCATAAGTTAGAGAATCTTTGTAAAGACCTCAagtgaatccctagccactcacAGAGGAAGTGTTTAAGAGCCTAGCTACCTCAGGTGACATGGGAAACACGAATTATGGGTAAAATATACTACCtatgcagagtgtaaaactgatatatcagccgtgctcacggttaatagcggcttggaccctcacatgattaataaacttaaagatgaacCTAAAAcatattctggttatttcttgtggccaaCTGAGTACCAACTataagtgtactcactcttgcttaTTGCTACTCAGAAGAGAAAGTCGCAATGAAATCCTTTGAacatgatgctgagttctaggcataCGCAACCCctggtcgattgcctgtgaagtttgaagcctttgTTTCCAACATAAGTTGTATATCTCTAATAGTCTTTTAATTGTTGTAATTctcttttcgtgatactgttactgattattcactatATGTATAGAACTTGATCCTAGCATACATATAGTTGTGCATTCGATTTTGTTTTTAAAATCAGGTGCGGCAGATTCACTGATGAAGCACTACTGGTTGCCTACAACCATATGCTTGACAACTAGGCTCAGGGTTCTGCATTTGTCAAAATGAATAACTCTCACCATGTGCTGTGGATGGGGACCTACTTGTTGGTAACCTCACCACTCCATGCCAGATGTAACTCAATCGGCTTGTATCCAGCCAACCAAACAACCTAACGTTGCATCTGAATTTGAATCTGGATGTGCATTCATGCAACTAAACATCATCTCCCTCTGACCTGTCTGGGATGAAGCATGCTACCAAACAAGCTCGTTTCACATGCACACAACCTGGCTACTAGGGGCCTGGCTCTCTGATGCGAGCTATGTTCGCTAGAGAAGACAACCAATCAGGCCCATATTGATTTGTGGGGTATGCGTGGGATGggtgagaaaaaaaatagttttCGGTTGAAACACTCTCCAACTCATGATTTCTATTGATCTACCCTTCCTTCCACCTCCCTCGACCCTGACAGATGGATCCAACGTAAGGGGTATGTCAGATTCGATATGGGTgagaaatattttcaattattttcgatctttataATATAGATAGAAGATACGGCCAATCCAGCTCtattcggctggctgtggctggtggtggccggtgatgatttgttgtgagagaaaattacttCTAGTTGGTAGCTAGTGCTGATTTGATATGAGAAAAACCCACTACTATAGTTGGCTGATAAGCCAGCCGAATAGAATTCCcgctgggctgggctgaaatGCACGAATGCCCAATAGACAGGCCCAAAAACTACTGTTGCTTCCACTGCATGCCAGGTCGCGCACACTACTGGAACATTCACATGATGACGAGGAAGGCCATCGAAGACCCAAACAAAATCCCCATCCAAACCCGGCCAAGGGGCGCAATCTTCAGAACGCCTCCGGAGGAAGGCCCTTCCAGGCGGATGTAGTCGTACATGACCCCGGCgatcctggccgccgccggacctccggCTCCGGCCTGAGCGACTTTAATGTCTATGGCGTTGTCACCTTGGAGCAGCAGGTGCCCCCCGATCGCGAACTCGAGGCTCCACTGCAGGCCGTGGATCCCGTGGCGCGCGACCGCGTTGTCGTCCCCCATCTCCGGCGTCGTGAACACCCCGCTGCCGTCTCTCCTCGCACCCCCGTTCACTTGCACCTTGGAATAATGAACGGTTGCACACGGAGTTCAGGTAACCACAGAACATGAACTGTTCTTAGAAATGGTTGCGTAAGCTCAGCAGACTATGTATGTACCTGCAACCTGCACGTTTCAGAAGCAGCAAGGGCGATCCGCAGCGTGTAGGTGCCGCCTGCCATGACGCGGTCCAGGTTGAACCGAATCTGCCCTGTCGTTGGCACGGAGTCCTGGCCAACCTTCCTGCGGATCAAATGTTGTATTTGTATCCATGGAGATTGTAGTTGAGCATCCAGGACGTCAAACAAAAAGAATACAACAAGGCGATTAGTGTTACGCACCTTGTGACTTGCGCAAAGAACCAGTCCTTGGATTCGTCGCTTCTACCGACCGTGAAGATGAGGTCCTTCTCTGGGTACAAGGCAGCGTATCGCTCCCACAAGCCGTACTGCCTGTACCTGTTAGCATCAAAGCCAAGCACGCAGTCAGTAAGAGGAGCACCCTACTGATGCCATTGCCACGCATATTCTCATCTTGTAAGCGACATAGACTACCTGTCTTTGTTGACGAAGAGCCTGTTGATGTACTTGGGGTCAGGATCAGGGATGTAGAACTCCGCTGCTGCCCGGTCCGGGACACCAATCTCCCACAGCGTCGGGCCTGACCTCAGGGGCTCGAACACAAGGTCACCGACGCTCATGACACGACCTGCTCCAACAACCGATCTAACACGGGTCAAGCACAGGGTAGCTACATACAGCACAATAGATGGTTGATGCTTCAATGTGGTTGCACTAATAATAGTTCATGCCAGTGCTGAGAGAGACGAAGTAGCACAGACCTGGGGCTATGGTTAGAGGTGAACTGTAGGAGTAGTCTCCAAGAATCCCGGGAACAAACGCGTAAAGATCATACACTCCTTCCCGGACATTGTCGATGCTGAAAGCTCCATCGGAGGCGGCCCTTGTCCAGAACTGGTACCCCTTGCTCTCTGTGGCCCAGGAGCCAGGCTGCCCGGGCACGGCGAGCCCAATGTAAGCCATCGCAGCAGGCATGTCTTTCTTGCTCACGTACCTGTCTCTGACGAGGAGCCTCCCTGCAATGGATCCCCTCTCGGCTGCCTTGGGGAAGTCTGGCGATGCAAGGAAGCTGTAGGGCCAGTTCCTCGCCTCTCCTTGTGCCTGTGCTTTGGCGTCTTCCCAGAGAGCTTGGAGGTTGTTGCCGCTCTTGGGGCTTGAGTTGAGGTAGATGAACACCGGACCTAGGACTTTCTTCCAGCTCTCACCGTCGGCGATCTTGGCCACCATGTACTTACCAATGTAATGTGTCCCAAAAAACATCTGATGGAAACGTTCATTAAGATCATACAAGCATTTCAGTTTAACCAGAGCTGATAAATCCTTTGACTTGGATGGTGTGCATGGAGCAAGGCTTACCGTGAGGGATGTGGGGCCGACATGGGATGTGAGCTCCCGCTTGAAAGGCCCGCCGCTCTTGAACTCGTTGCTGGGCGTGATGACCCAGAAACCCATGGGGTTCAGTTCACCGCCACTGATCCATCCATGAACAACGTTGTCCTTGTTATCCAGCGAGTACTGGTATTTGTCATCCACCTGCAGACATGGTTCTCAAGCCAGATTTGATTTTTGAAGTTTGGTTCTACTTCATTTCGTTGATTTAGCGTTGCAGATATTATTCAAGCATGCTTGTCGATTCTTTAGCTAAAGCTTAATATACCTCTCCTCGGAACTGGGGTTCCTTGGGGTCAACCAGGAGAACAGCCTCCTTGTAAGCCAGTGGGACAGCACGAGGTTCATCTCTGTCGATAGCACTTGGCATGTACCTCTGTATGTCGTCTGTAATGGCCATGTAATTGAACCTAAGACATTTGAGGTAGGCAAAAACACGCCTTTTCATTGACAGGTCATGAAAAATTGGAGAAAGCAACAGAGAGATGATCAATGTGTTCAAAGTTCCAGCCCAGAAAGGAATGCTCACTTTCCCATGTTAAGCTTGAAGACGAGCCGAGCCTCGGTGATGTTCATCGCAGGGTGGTCCCTGGCATGCTCAAAGATGGCATAGCAGTAGAACCCAGAGCTACCTCTGAGCATCACAAGCCTGAACAGGCAGTCTTAGAAGGGAGTTGGTACTAATTCAGATGAGGAATAATAACTAAAACAAGTGATTGCAGACAGGGTACCTCTTATCGATGTTTAGCTGAAAGCTGTTTTGAAGCGATGGGTTGTATGTGCTCCTGAAAGAAAGCTCCACTTGATCTTCACTTGAGGACACTACGTTGAACTCTGTACTATCCAACCTGTACAAATGTAATCAGTATATCACAATGAGCAATTAAATTTGCTTACTCTACTACACTCGGAGCAAATTTGATTGTCGATCCATAAGCATTTAACCATTTCTTGGGCTAGTTGGCACATTTCTATCCTAAATACCACAAATCCATTTTGAAATGGTTCAGTTTGTTGACATAACTTGTAAGCTCATAACGGTGTATGGTGAGTGCACGTGCAGCCCCCATTTTGCATGTTCAATCCTTCCTAGTTGCACACTTCAAACCATTTTTGTTATCTCTATTACTAATCAATAGAACTGCACTTTCGTGTTTGATGACAATCTCTATTCATTTGTGCAGATGGGTCTGGGAGGAAGATTCGAAATGGGTATAGAGGAGCTCCAAAGGATGTTTATGCATATCTTTTTTGAGAGTCTGAGTAAAGTGCGTCCACATTTAAATAAAGTAGCTAGGAACATAAAACCAAGTTGTGAGTAATGCTAATGTGTTTGGCGAGAATGCACCATCTATCATTGGACGTTTGGGGGTTCATGCTCAGTTATTTATCTGAGTGGTTTCCAATGGTTGTCACTTCCATTGAGTACTAGTATGACTTGGACCCAAGCTACTTTATTGTTGATCGGTTCATGTTTTCTGACTTGGTCAACAATGCAAGACAGTTAGCAACGCACCAACGAGGACATATGTAAGAGGGCAATCGACTTACGTATTGTATTGCCCCGGAAGATCGGAGTCGGGATAGTTCCAAACCGAATCCCAGTACCCGCCGGAGTCGCCCTGGCCGGCGTCATACTCCAGCAGGTTGTTGGGCTCGCCGCCGTAGCCGACGCGGGTGATCCGGCCCTCCGGCACCGACATGGCCACCTGCACCACGCCGTTGTCCACGACCACCTGCATGCGATCGAATCGATCGACCGGCAAACCAAATTGATCATCTGTCGTGGGAGCGTGATGCAACGCCATCACCAGCCTCCCGTAGGCTGGCTCGTAGTACCTGGCGCTGGCCGACGTGCAACCTGACACCACGGGCACCGGCAGCCTCTTCCGGCGAGGCCTGCGCCGCAAGTCGTGGCGTCACCGCGGCCATGGCGACAAGTAGGATGGCTACGAGGAACGGCAACCAGCAGGCTTTAGCCATGTTGTGCTATATCGTCCGTCCTGAGCAGAAGAACGATGAGCCCGGATCGTCCATGTCATGTGAGCTTCGTTCAGCATACAGCTGCCGAGTTAAATTAAATACCAGGGAGGATCAGATCGGACTGAGCCATTTGTAGGCTAGGCGCAATGGGGTTGGTTGCCGCGGTCCGTCGCCAAGGAATCTCTCCTGCGGGAAGCCGAGGAAAAGCATCTCGGATCGGCGGCGGAGTGCAGTGGAGGACCACCTACTCGGTGGTCGACCGTCAGACAAACCATCCAGTGGTCAACCTTAAAATACAAATGTGAGGGCATCTCCAGCTTTGTGCACGCACGCTGTTTCCAAAGGCCCCTGTTTGCCCAATACCATGCCGAAAGGAACAGCTGATGCACTACAAATCTGCGATGCATGATGCTACCAGCGAAACTCCGCTACAGCTTCACCGAAACCGTCACCATCAGAGGCGCCGCCAAAGAGATTAGCAACATGGCCAGTTTAAAAAGCCTGACCGCTCTAACCTACATTCGTTGTAAGCGGTTAATGCAAAACTGATGAGCTCTTTATCTCTCCAGGACCTCCCTTGCGATCATGCCGGGTTCTTGTACGGTGGGAGGACATGGTACCTCTTCACGTGATCTTTCCTCGACCGGCAGTGCActgcaaggcgcctctcatccACCTCCCCGGTGTTTGACAGCCGAACGCCGTACTCCAGCAGCCTCCTCACGTCCCTGGGTATGGGGCTCTGCCAATGGCTGTCCCACCAGGCGGGTGGGAGGAGTGGGGTCAGGGCGCACTGGTGTGGCTGGCGCCGGCAGCTGAGAGGACCGGCGTATCTGTTCCAGACGTGGCCCCAGCCGACCTGCGTCGAGAGCCCGTCGACCAACAGGTTGCTGTGGA
The genomic region above belongs to Panicum virgatum strain AP13 chromosome 8N, P.virgatum_v5, whole genome shotgun sequence and contains:
- the LOC120686261 gene encoding rhamnogalacturonate lyase-like: MAKACWLPFLVAILLVAMAAVTPRLAAQASPEEAAGARGVRLHVGQRQVVVDNGVVQVAMSVPEGRITRVGYGGEPNNLLEYDAGQGDSGGYWDSVWNYPDSDLPGQYNTLDSTEFNVVSSSEDQVELSFRSTYNPSLQNSFQLNIDKRLVMLRGSSGFYCYAIFEHARDHPAMNITEARLVFKLNMGKFNYMAITDDIQRYMPSAIDRDEPRAVPLAYKEAVLLVDPKEPQFRGEVDDKYQYSLDNKDNVVHGWISGGELNPMGFWVITPSNEFKSGGPFKRELTSHVGPTSLTMFFGTHYIGKYMVAKIADGESWKKVLGPVFIYLNSSPKSGNNLQALWEDAKAQAQGEARNWPYSFLASPDFPKAAERGSIAGRLLVRDRYVSKKDMPAAMAYIGLAVPGQPGSWATESKGYQFWTRAASDGAFSIDNVREGVYDLYAFVPGILGDYSYSSPLTIAPGRVMSVGDLVFEPLRSGPTLWEIGVPDRAAAEFYIPDPDPKYINRLFVNKDRYRQYGLWERYAALYPEKDLIFTVGRSDESKDWFFAQVTRKVGQDSVPTTGQIRFNLDRVMAGGTYTLRIALAASETCRLQVQVNGGARRDGSGVFTTPEMGDDNAVARHGIHGLQWSLEFAIGGHLLLQGDNAIDIKVAQAGAGGPAAARIAGVMYDYIRLEGPSSGGVLKIAPLGRVWMGILFGSSMAFLVIM